The sequence below is a genomic window from Cobetia sp. cqz5-12.
GCTCGACCAGCGGGCCGGCCAGGATGTTGGCGACCACGATCTGATAGCCCGCCTCCGGCAGGCGGTCCGGGTAGCACAGGGTCAGCTGGTCACTGACCTCATTGCGCTGGGCGTTCTCACGCGAGGCCTGCAGCGCCTGCGGGTCGATATCGGTGCCCAGCGCATCCACCGCGCCGAGCTTGAGGGCGGCGATGGCGAGAATCCCGGAGCCGCAACCGAAGTCGAGCACGCTGTGCTGGGCGAGCTTGCCATCGACGGCCAGCCCATCGAGCCATTCCAGGCACAGGGCAGTGGTCGGGTGGGTGCCGGTACCGAAGGCCAGGCCCGGGTCGAGCATCAGGTTGACGGCGTCCTGCTCCGGCGCATCGTGCCAGCTGGGCACGATCCACAGGCGCTGGCCCATCTTGAGCGGCTCGAAGCCATCCATCCATTCACGGGCCCAGTCACGATCCTCGAGGATCTCGACCTCGATCTCCGGGCAGGGCTCATCGGGAATCAGCGCCGCCCAGCCGGCCTTGACCCGCTCGCGCATGGCGTCGATGCCTTCGGTGCCATCCCACAGGCCAGTGAGGACAGTCTCGCTCCACAGCGGCGTGCTGCCGAGGTCCGGTTCGAACAGCGGTTGGTCTTCAGCATCCTGCAGCGTGATGGCGCAGGCGCCTTCTTCCATCAGCAGATGCTCGAGAATCTCGGCGTGGTCGGGGGCGATACGCGCCTTGAGTTGCAGCCAGGACATGGTGACTCCTGTCGATGGGCGATAAGAAAGGGGAGGAGGGCACAGACGACAGAAGGGCAGCCGAGGCCACCCTTCTGTCGTGCGTCCATCGGCAACGGCGTTACCGAACTCAAGCGGGGCGTCTTACAGGCCCAGCTTCTTCTCCAGATAGTGGATGTTGACGCCACCTTCCTGGAAGCCGGCATCACGCACCAGATCCTTCTGCAGGTCAGTGTTGGTCTTGATGCCTTCCACCAGCAGCTCGTCGAGGGCATTGCGCATGCGCGTCAGTGCGATCTCGCGGCTCTCGCCCCAGGTGATCAGCTTGCCGATCAGGGAGTCGTAGTGCGGCGGAACGGTGTAGCCGGAGTACAGGTGCGAGTCCATGCGCACGCCCAGACCGCCCGGCGCGTGATAGAGCTCGACCTTGCCCGGAGACGGCATGAAGGTGCGCGAATCCTCGGCATTGATGCGGCACTCGAAGGCGTGACCGCGCAGCTCGATATCTTCCTGCTTCACGGACAGCGGCAGGCCGGAGGCGATGCGCAGCTGTTCCTTGACGATATCGATGCCAGTGACCATCTCGGTCACCGGGTGCTCGACCTGAACACGAGTGTTCATCTCGATGAAGTAGAAGCCGCCGTTCTCGTACAGGAACTCGAAGGTGCCGGCGCCACGGTAGCCGATCTCGATGCAGGCATCGGTGCACGACTTGAGTACCTTGGCACGCGCTTCTTCGTCCAGCTGCGGTGCCGGTGCTTCTTCCAGTACCTTCTGGTGACGACGCTGCAGGGAGCAGTCGCGGTCATACAGATGGATGGCGTTGCCCTGCCCATCGGCCAGTACCTGGACTTCGACGTGACGCGGGTTCTGGAGGAATTTCTCCATGTACACCGTGCCGTCGCCGAAGGCCGCGGCCGCTTCACCCTGGGTGATGCTCACCGAGGACAGCAGGCTGGCCTTGGAGTGCACCACGCGCATGCCGCGACCACCACCGCCAGCGGCGGCCTTGATGATCACTGGATAACCGATGCGCTCGGCGATGGCGTACATCTCGTCTTCGTCTTCCGGCACCGGGCCGTCGGAACCCGGCACGGTCGGAACGCCGGCCAGCTTCATCGCCTCGATGGCCGCGACCTTGTCACCCATCATGCGGATGGTGTCAGCGCGCGGGCCGATGAAGGCGAAGCCGGAACGTTCGACCTGTTCGGCGAAGTTGGCATTTTCCGACAGGAAGCCGTAGCCCGGGTGGATGGCGTCGGCGTCCGTCACCTCGGCGGCTGCGATCAGCGCCGGGATGTGGAGATAGGATTTGGCAGAGGAGGCCGGGCCGATGCACACAGCTTCATCCGCCAGGCGGACGTGCATCAGGTCGCGGTCGGCCTTGGAGTGCACCGCTACCGTCTTGATGCCCAGTTCCTTGCAGGCGCGAAGGATGCGAAGGGCGATCTCGCCGCGGTTGGCAATCAGTACCTTGTCGAGCATGGTGACGTGTCCGTTGGGATCAGGAAATGACGATCATGGGCTGGTCGAATTCAACCGGCTCGCCGTCTTCGATCAGAATGGCTTCGACGACGCCATCCTTGTCGGCTTCGATCTGGTTCATCATCTTCATGGCTTCGACGATGCAGACGGTATCACCTTTCTTGACGCTCTGGCCGACTTCGATGAAGGCCTTGGAGCCCGGCGCCGGAGAACGATAGAAGGAACCGACCATCGGGGAATTGATGGTGTGACCCTGCGGAGCAGCCGGTGCTGCCGGAGCGGCCGGTGCTTCAGCGGCGCCAGCGGCTGCCGGAGCGGCCTGCTGCATCGGCTGCTGCTGCATCATCATCGGGGCCTGCATCATCGGCTGCTGGGCGAAGCCCTGCGGATGGCGGCTGATGCGAACGGACTCTTCGCCTTCCTGGATCTCGATTTCGCTGATGTTGGACTCTTCGAGCAGCTCGATCAGCTTCTTGACCTTGCGGATATCCATGAAATTAATCCCGATGTAAATGTGGCTGGAAATGGGGGGTGTGCAGCCGTGATAGTGGCGGCTGCGGGCGACAGCCCTGACGGCTGTCCCGACCATGGCGTTGGTCGGTGAATCCTGGTATCAGGCAGTGATGAGGCCTGATGGCGGTGCGTGAACACCGCTCTGGACGTACCCTTACTGCGCGAGATCGTCCAGGGCGGCGTCAAGCGCCATGTCATAACTTCGAGCGCCAAAGCCCATGATCACGCCGCGTGCCACATCGGAAAGATACGAATGGTGGCGGAACGGCTCGCGGGCATGGGTGTTGGACAGGTGCAACTCGATGAACGGGAGTGCGACGCCGAGTAGCGCATCGCGCAGCGCAACGCTGGTATGGGTAAAGGCCGCCGGATTGATCAGGATGATGGCGGTGCCATCTTCACGGGCAAGGTGGATACGTTCGATCAGCACATGCTCGGCATTGGACTGCAGCCAGTCCAGCTGATGGCCGGCCGCGCTGGCGCGCTGGACCAGACGCTGGTGGATATCCTCCAGCGTGGTGGTGCCATACACCTCGGGTTCACGGGTCCCCAGAAGATTGAGATTGGGGCCGTTGAGTACCAGGATGCGCGCCATGAATGTCCCTTGTGTCAGCCGTGCTCGAGCACCAGGCTCATTGAGCTGTTAACCCATGAAGAAAATGCAAAGATACCGTCACTATCCACGACGTTTACCTATTGAGCGTAGGCTGTTGCCGTAGTGACGCGGATTCTGCCGAAATTCTCGAACGCTGTCCAGTTTGGCACTGAACCGAAGATTTTGCTGCATTCTTCGTCCTTGCGTGCGTCTCGTCAGCAACGGCCCCACACCGGGCATGGGGCAGACACGCCGCTCAGTTCGCGCGTTGTGACGTGGCGCGCTGCTGATCCAGCACCGCTGTCAGGTGCTGGTCGAGCTGACTGGCGTCGACTTCCCCCTGGATGCGCGCCTCCACAAGCTCGCGTTCATCGGCGAAGAACAGCAGACTTGGGGGGCCGAACAGGCCGAATTGCTTGAGCAGCGCCTGGGTCGCGGTCCCGGTACTGGTGACGTCGGCGCGAATCAGGTGGAACTGGCGCAACTGGCTGGCGACCCTGGGAAATACCTCGCGCTCCATCACCTTGCACGAGATGCACCAGTCGGCGTAGTAGTCGACGAAGACCGGCTGGCCACGGCTGGCGGCAACTGCCAGCTCATGTTCGAGCTCGCTCATGTCGCTGACGGTGGTGAAGTCCAGTGACGTCTCGGTAGCCTGCCCGGATGATGTTCCGCCGGTGAAGGGGGCCAGTGGGCGCAGCGGGTCGCTTGCGCCGCCTGCCACGCCCAGCAGGCTGATCATGCCCCAGCCCAGCGCCACCAGTCCCAGTGCCTGACGGGCACGCCCCCAGCCTCGGGTCTGTGTGCTGAGCGCCCCCAGCGCCACGCCGGTGCCAATGGCCAGAATGGCCCAGCCCAGCACTGCCAGCGAGGCCGGCAGCAAGCGCTCCACCAGCCACAGCGCCACCCCCAGCAGCAGGATGCCGAAGGCCTGCTTGATGCCCTCCATCCAGCCGCCTGCCCTGGGCAGCAGGCTGGCGCCGAAGGTGCCGACCAGAATCAACGGCACGCCCATGCCCAGCCCCAGCGCGAAGAGTGCCAGACCGCCTGTCATGGCATCGCCACTGGCGGAAAGATAGACCAGCGCACCGGCCAGCGGTGCCGAGACACAGGGCGATACCACAAGTACCGATAGCGCGCCCGCCAGTGCCAATCCGCCGGGACCCGCATTCATCAGGCGCCCTTGCAGCGTGTCGAGCCGTGAATGCATGCCGCTGGGCAGGCGTAGATTGAAGGCGCCGAACATGGCCAGCGCGAACAGCACGAACAAGGCAGCGAAGGGAATCAGTACCGCCGGCGCCTGCAGATGCGCCTGTAGGTTGAGTCCCGCGCCGAACAGGCCCATCAAGGTGCCGGCCGCGGCGTAGGTCAGGGCCATGCCCAGGGCGTAGCTCGTGGACAGCAGCAAGGCGCGCGGGCGGCTGGGGCGCTGACCGACGATGATCGAGCTCAGGATCGGAATCATCGGCAGCACGCAGGGCGTGAAGGTCAGGCCGAGCCCGGCGAGGAAGAACAGCCCCAGAGCCGTCAGCAGGCTGGCATCCGTGAACAGTGCGCTGAAGCCGGCATCGGTGCCGCTGATCGGGGCTTTAGTGGTGCGGCTGACCGTCGATGCCGTCGTGTCGCTCGACGGGCTGGCGGTTGGCATCAGCTTCGCGAACTGGGCAGGGGCGCTCTGCTCACCGGCCTCGAGGGTGACGGTCTCCGGCGGATAGCAGAGCCCGGCATCGGCGCAGCCCTGGAAGGTGATGGAGAGCGGGATCGGGCCGCTGGCCGGTGTGTCGTCACGCACTGCCTTGCCAGAGGAGGCGCTGGTCAGCGGGATGCGAATGACCAGCGCATCATGGAAGACATGCACCTCGCCCATGTAGGGGTCGTTCTTCAGCTCTCCCGGCGGCAGGTCGGCGTCGCCCAGCACGACCTGGTCGCTGGTGGTCGAGAAGCTGAACTGATGACGATAGAGGTAATAGCCTTCGGCGCTGGTGAAGCCGACATACAGGGTGTCGCCCTCGCGCCAGCTGCGCGGCGTGAAGGCTTCACTGACCGGCAGGAAATCGCCCTGATTGCCGCCGCCGAACAGGCTGGACGCCGCACTGCTTGAGCCGCTGCCGGCGTTTGAACTTGAGCCTGAGCCTGAGCTGAACAGGCCGGCATTGGCGGGCAGCGCCGTCATCGCCTGGGCGACAACCAGAGCGACCGCGAGCAGGGTTGCCAGCAACGCAGGGCCCAGCAGGCGTGAGAACGCGGAGGGGCGTGCGCGGCCCGTTGGCAGCGCCATGCTGACTTTCAAGAACGAACGAAGCACGAAAGCATCCTTATACAGTGCCGAAAGAACATCCTGCAGGCCTCAAGGCACCGCAGTGTCTCGCCGCCATCATCCTGCTCGGGGGCGAGCGCTGGATCGAGGGCAAGCCCATCATCGCCGCGCACGACTTGCACGCGGATGAATGTGCCACCATGTAGCAGACATCCCCGCTCGTGTGAGGACGTGTGAAAGCGTGTTGGGCCGTCCGTGCGGGCGACAGCCTGGCCCGTGACCCGGTCCGCGACCCGAAGTACATCGCACCTTGCGGCAGAACCGGCACTTCACCGAGTGCGACTGGCACGTGCAGGGGCGCATGATAGGATAGGACGTACGTCATGAGTACCGGCGCTGGATGCATCGGCGCGGCTCACCTGCGTTCAGGCAGGTCTGACTCGTCTCTCACACGGCTTTTTCTACAAGGCTTCATACAAGGAAGAACGCATGGCCCTATTCGGTAAAGGCAGCAAGCGCGGCGCCAATCGCGATGTGCTGGAAACGCCTCAGTATGGCTGGATCTGGAAACCACTGATCGGGCTGTTCGTCATTTACCTGCTGGTCTGCGTTGGCCTTGGGATCTACTGGAGCAGTGAGCCGGACGAGTTCAACATCGATCAGGCCACGCGCACCGAGCTGGCTCGCGTGCATGGTCTGGCCGCGCCGGTGGCCAAGGTCGAGGGCGAAGAGCCGGCACCGGCTTTCGAGACCTTGCCGACAGGCACCGCGACCGTCGCCACCCTGATGACACTCAACGATACCCTGCTGCACAAGCCGGGCGGTTATCTCAAGAATGATGTGGCGCCGCCGGGGCTGATGCTCGACAACATGCCCAACTGGGAATATGGCGTGCTGGTGCAGGTGCGTGACATGACACGTGAGCTGCGCAAGGAATTCAGTCGTTCGCAGTCCCAGTCCAGCGATGACAAGGCACTGGGCAAGGCCGAATCGCTGCTGTTCATCGATGCCAATGCCTGGATGCTGCCGGAAGCCGAGCACGAATATGCCGACGCCAACCGTGAGCTGGGCGACTACCTCAAGCGTCTGAGCGATGACACCCAGAACAATGGCCAGTTCTATGCGCGCGCCGACAATCTGGTGGCCTGGCTGTCCGATGTCGAGAATCGTCTCGGCTCCCTGTCCCAGCGCCTGTCGGCCAGTGTCGGCAAGTCGCAGCTCAACCTGAGTCTGGCTGGCGACAAGAGCGCCACCTCGGCCAAGAGCACCCACACGGAAGAAGAGATCAAGACACCGTGGCTCGAGATCGATGATGTCTTCTATCAGGCGCGCGGTACTTCCTGGGCGTTGATCCATCTGCTCAAGGCGGTTCGCCATGACTTCCAGGGGGTGCTG
It includes:
- the accC gene encoding acetyl-CoA carboxylase biotin carboxylase subunit is translated as MLDKVLIANRGEIALRILRACKELGIKTVAVHSKADRDLMHVRLADEAVCIGPASSAKSYLHIPALIAAAEVTDADAIHPGYGFLSENANFAEQVERSGFAFIGPRADTIRMMGDKVAAIEAMKLAGVPTVPGSDGPVPEDEDEMYAIAERIGYPVIIKAAAGGGGRGMRVVHSKASLLSSVSITQGEAAAAFGDGTVYMEKFLQNPRHVEVQVLADGQGNAIHLYDRDCSLQRRHQKVLEEAPAPQLDEEARAKVLKSCTDACIEIGYRGAGTFEFLYENGGFYFIEMNTRVQVEHPVTEMVTGIDIVKEQLRIASGLPLSVKQEDIELRGHAFECRINAEDSRTFMPSPGKVELYHAPGGLGVRMDSHLYSGYTVPPHYDSLIGKLITWGESREIALTRMRNALDELLVEGIKTNTDLQKDLVRDAGFQEGGVNIHYLEKKLGL
- the aroQ gene encoding type II 3-dehydroquinate dehydratase, with the protein product MARILVLNGPNLNLLGTREPEVYGTTTLEDIHQRLVQRASAAGHQLDWLQSNAEHVLIERIHLAREDGTAIILINPAAFTHTSVALRDALLGVALPFIELHLSNTHAREPFRHHSYLSDVARGVIMGFGARSYDMALDAALDDLAQ
- the accB gene encoding acetyl-CoA carboxylase biotin carboxyl carrier protein encodes the protein MDIRKVKKLIELLEESNISEIEIQEGEESVRISRHPQGFAQQPMMQAPMMMQQQPMQQAAPAAAGAAEAPAAPAAPAAPQGHTINSPMVGSFYRSPAPGSKAFIEVGQSVKKGDTVCIVEAMKMMNQIEADKDGVVEAILIEDGEPVEFDQPMIVIS
- the dsbD gene encoding protein-disulfide reductase DsbD, producing the protein MLRSFLKVSMALPTGRARPSAFSRLLGPALLATLLAVALVVAQAMTALPANAGLFSSGSGSSSNAGSGSSSAASSLFGGGNQGDFLPVSEAFTPRSWREGDTLYVGFTSAEGYYLYRHQFSFSTTSDQVVLGDADLPPGELKNDPYMGEVHVFHDALVIRIPLTSASSGKAVRDDTPASGPIPLSITFQGCADAGLCYPPETVTLEAGEQSAPAQFAKLMPTASPSSDTTASTVSRTTKAPISGTDAGFSALFTDASLLTALGLFFLAGLGLTFTPCVLPMIPILSSIIVGQRPSRPRALLLSTSYALGMALTYAAAGTLMGLFGAGLNLQAHLQAPAVLIPFAALFVLFALAMFGAFNLRLPSGMHSRLDTLQGRLMNAGPGGLALAGALSVLVVSPCVSAPLAGALVYLSASGDAMTGGLALFALGLGMGVPLILVGTFGASLLPRAGGWMEGIKQAFGILLLGVALWLVERLLPASLAVLGWAILAIGTGVALGALSTQTRGWGRARQALGLVALGWGMISLLGVAGGASDPLRPLAPFTGGTSSGQATETSLDFTTVSDMSELEHELAVAASRGQPVFVDYYADWCISCKVMEREVFPRVASQLRQFHLIRADVTSTGTATQALLKQFGLFGPPSLLFFADERELVEARIQGEVDASQLDQHLTAVLDQQRATSQRAN
- a CDS encoding DUF2333 family protein, coding for MALFGKGSKRGANRDVLETPQYGWIWKPLIGLFVIYLLVCVGLGIYWSSEPDEFNIDQATRTELARVHGLAAPVAKVEGEEPAPAFETLPTGTATVATLMTLNDTLLHKPGGYLKNDVAPPGLMLDNMPNWEYGVLVQVRDMTRELRKEFSRSQSQSSDDKALGKAESLLFIDANAWMLPEAEHEYADANRELGDYLKRLSDDTQNNGQFYARADNLVAWLSDVENRLGSLSQRLSASVGKSQLNLSLAGDKSATSAKSTHTEEEIKTPWLEIDDVFYQARGTSWALIHLLKAVRHDFQGVLEDKNALTSIDQIIRELESTQTDIGSPVILNGSGFGFFANHSLVMANYIARANSAISDLRSLLEKG
- the prmA gene encoding 50S ribosomal protein L11 methyltransferase; protein product: MSWLQLKARIAPDHAEILEHLLMEEGACAITLQDAEDQPLFEPDLGSTPLWSETVLTGLWDGTEGIDAMRERVKAGWAALIPDEPCPEIEVEILEDRDWAREWMDGFEPLKMGQRLWIVPSWHDAPEQDAVNLMLDPGLAFGTGTHPTTALCLEWLDGLAVDGKLAQHSVLDFGCGSGILAIAALKLGAVDALGTDIDPQALQASRENAQRNEVSDQLTLCYPDRLPEAGYQIVVANILAGPLVELAPQIAGSVAPGGLLALSGILAPQAGEVLDAYREAGLIMEEPTEREGWVRLNGQRPLMG